One window from the genome of Gimesia aquarii encodes:
- a CDS encoding transposase gives MVIVAELGKIERFRSAKQVRAYAGLTSKVNQSGGRCYYGSITRQGPP, from the coding sequence CTGGTCATTGTCGCCGAACTGGGGAAGATCGAACGATTTCGCTCTGCGAAACAAGTAAGGGCTTATGCAGGATTGACATCGAAAGTGAATCAATCGGGAGGTCGCTGTTATTATGGTTCCATTACCAGGCAAGGACCTCCCTGA
- a CDS encoding ArnT family glycosyltransferase, translating to MTNKIVGRSISEKKQYSKKLVLLFLLIQACLIAYSSIKHSPTTLEPGFLVSGLSHWQFKRFELFRVNPPLARIVASLPVHLLGYRNNWTRFYDGPGSRAEFRVGEDFIQSNGINSFNLFNYARWACIPFSLLGSYVAFRWSSDLYGVNAGLFTLVLYVFEPNLLAHGELITADAACTAFGLLAGYTFWKWLQQPSWPKALYAGIALGLAELTKMTWLILFGLWPLIWLITIVCLWNKSKCVKEQQFSPKRVQNDSTNHMPSGHFIENGMTNDTTTYLKTTVKQLLIILLIAIYILNLGYLFDGTGTQLKNITFVSSTLTGHKKTGEPGNRFQASFLGEFPIPVPKQYLLGLDSQKKDFEKFNRPSYLMGEWQEHGWWYYYLYGFGVKVPCGIWGIFSVILIWRITKYKKTPGLLQKELVLISMIVALLIVISSQTGFSRHFRYALPVIGLLIVFLGQAMRININWSFKSRKYSISKIWFGVMLAYTIIGTLIIYPHQLSYFNDFAGGPRNGHYHLLGSSNYWGQDLLILREWASQNQVSVTEFISATDLATFDILFPQKANTKTLNRKIRVTNSEQLLGRNSKLKPTGERIGYTLWVVE from the coding sequence GTGACAAATAAAATTGTTGGAAGATCTATTTCAGAAAAAAAACAATATTCTAAAAAGCTTGTTCTATTATTTTTATTAATTCAAGCGTGTTTAATCGCATATTCTTCGATAAAACACAGCCCTACGACTCTAGAACCGGGGTTTCTTGTTAGTGGATTGAGTCACTGGCAGTTTAAACGTTTTGAACTTTTTCGGGTCAATCCTCCTCTTGCAAGAATCGTTGCTTCACTACCAGTACATCTTCTCGGTTACAGGAATAACTGGACTCGCTTTTATGATGGTCCTGGTTCGCGGGCGGAATTCCGAGTTGGCGAAGACTTTATTCAGAGTAACGGCATCAATTCGTTTAACTTGTTTAATTACGCGCGTTGGGCATGTATTCCATTTAGCTTGCTAGGTAGCTACGTCGCATTTCGCTGGTCAAGCGATTTATATGGTGTCAATGCAGGCTTATTTACCCTTGTTTTATATGTGTTTGAACCCAACCTATTAGCTCATGGAGAATTAATCACCGCAGATGCTGCCTGCACCGCTTTTGGCCTCTTAGCTGGATACACTTTTTGGAAATGGCTTCAACAACCCAGCTGGCCGAAAGCTCTTTATGCGGGTATCGCATTAGGGTTAGCGGAACTCACCAAAATGACATGGCTAATTCTCTTTGGACTTTGGCCGCTCATTTGGTTAATTACAATAGTCTGTCTTTGGAATAAATCTAAGTGTGTAAAAGAACAACAATTCTCACCCAAACGAGTTCAAAATGATTCCACCAATCATATGCCGTCTGGCCACTTCATAGAAAATGGTATGACAAATGACACAACCACATATCTGAAAACTACCGTAAAACAACTCCTGATAATTTTGTTGATTGCCATTTACATACTCAATTTGGGATATCTTTTTGATGGTACTGGCACTCAATTAAAAAATATTACGTTTGTCAGTTCCACATTAACGGGGCACAAAAAAACAGGGGAACCTGGAAACCGCTTTCAGGCTTCTTTTCTCGGAGAGTTTCCAATACCAGTACCAAAACAGTATTTACTCGGATTAGACAGCCAAAAAAAGGATTTTGAGAAATTCAATCGTCCCTCTTATCTGATGGGAGAATGGCAAGAGCATGGCTGGTGGTACTATTATTTGTATGGCTTTGGGGTAAAAGTTCCGTGTGGTATTTGGGGGATCTTTAGTGTAATCTTAATTTGGCGGATCACGAAGTATAAGAAAACCCCTGGCTTACTTCAGAAGGAGCTTGTGTTGATCTCGATGATCGTCGCGCTCCTAATTGTTATTAGCTCACAAACGGGATTTAGTCGTCACTTTCGTTATGCACTACCAGTCATCGGATTACTCATAGTATTCCTTGGGCAAGCAATGCGAATTAATATAAATTGGTCTTTCAAGTCAAGAAAGTACTCAATTTCAAAAATCTGGTTTGGTGTAATGCTTGCTTATACAATAATAGGCACACTTATAATATATCCACATCAACTTTCATATTTTAATGACTTTGCAGGTGGCCCAAGAAATGGGCACTACCATCTATTAGGCAGCAGTAATTATTGGGGCCAAGATTTATTAATCCTTCGCGAATGGGCAAGTCAGAATCAAGTCAGTGTCACTGAGTTTATCAGTGCAACGGATCTGGCTACTTTTGATATTTTGTTTCCTCAGAAAGCTAACACCAAAACTTTAAACAGAAAAATCAGAGTTACAAATTCTGAACAGCTTTTGGGTCGAAATTCAAAATTAAAACCGACTGGAGAACGTATTGGTTACACATTGTGGGTCGTGGAATAA
- a CDS encoding succinate dehydrogenase/fumarate reductase iron-sulfur subunit — protein sequence MSETLDLTLKVWRQEGANAPGRYVEYQLKEISTHMSFLEMLDVLNEQLNEKGEEMIAFDHDCREGICGMCSLMINGQAHGPDSGTTTCQLHMRRFKNGDTIVIEPWRAQAFPVVRDLVVDRSAFDRIIEKGGFISANTGNAPDANAVLVPETVQETAMDAAACIGCGACVAACKNAAAMLFVSAKVSHLSTLPQGKPERASRVQNMVTQMDLEGFGNCTNTEECQAACPAEISVSNIARLNREYLRAQLCSKE from the coding sequence ATGAGCGAGACACTGGATCTAACGCTCAAAGTATGGCGGCAGGAGGGAGCGAATGCACCGGGACGCTATGTGGAATACCAATTGAAAGAGATTTCCACACACATGTCATTTCTGGAAATGCTGGATGTCCTGAATGAGCAGTTGAATGAAAAAGGCGAAGAAATGATTGCCTTTGATCACGATTGCCGCGAAGGCATCTGTGGTATGTGCAGCCTGATGATCAACGGCCAGGCACACGGGCCAGATTCTGGTACGACAACCTGTCAATTACATATGCGTCGCTTCAAAAATGGTGATACGATTGTCATCGAACCATGGCGCGCGCAGGCATTTCCGGTAGTACGCGATCTGGTCGTGGATCGAAGTGCCTTTGATCGCATTATTGAGAAGGGCGGATTCATTTCTGCAAATACCGGTAATGCGCCTGATGCAAACGCGGTCCTGGTTCCTGAAACAGTTCAGGAAACAGCCATGGATGCGGCTGCCTGTATTGGTTGTGGCGCCTGTGTGGCGGCCTGTAAGAATGCAGCCGCAATGTTGTTTGTTTCTGCGAAAGTATCGCATTTGTCAACACTGCCTCAGGGCAAACCGGAACGTGCGTCACGCGTACAGAATATGGTGACACAGATGGATTTGGAAGGCTTCGGAAACTGCACGAATACAGAAGAATGCCAGGCTGCTTGTCCTGCTGAAATTTCTGTTTCGAATATTGCCCGGCTCAACCGAGAGTATCTGCGGGCTCAGCTTTGCTCCAAAGAATAG
- a CDS encoding MFS transporter — protein sequence MSITPIVPTNQEEPIYNRLFWLCYLANVILVTANALTFRFADLITYLGGTEELVGDIVSCGVFVALIARFFMGQGIDRYGVRRLWAISAVVFVIGAGGTALCRSLDWEIFALRTFFATGIAGMFTCSVVHIQQKVPHHRRTEVIGSLGSSGFVGIILGTQISDWMMRWFAPGNAQFYAVFGTPAVLGLLYFIIVLTITRNDIHRRPRFTPAAHQLLFRYWPGQVVVIAIMMGLSFTVVSVFLTRFVTQRGLGGIGTFFAGYAISAFVIRILTRRWGETVGRNKMIIMGLMGHAIGHIILPSITREWQLIGPSILCGFGHALLFPAVVSLGTESFPKHYRGTGTTIVLGFFDIGAIVFAPILGSIIDNWGIVPMFYTSASIMTLTATVYSVTANHSVSKDAAVPQELCATLEEALD from the coding sequence ATGTCAATTACCCCTATTGTTCCCACTAATCAAGAGGAACCGATCTACAACCGACTTTTCTGGCTTTGTTACCTGGCAAATGTGATTCTGGTAACTGCAAATGCCCTTACCTTTCGTTTTGCTGATTTGATTACCTATCTTGGCGGAACTGAAGAACTCGTTGGTGACATCGTTAGTTGTGGTGTATTTGTGGCATTGATTGCACGGTTCTTTATGGGCCAGGGAATTGACCGCTACGGAGTCAGACGATTGTGGGCCATCTCCGCAGTCGTCTTTGTCATTGGTGCAGGCGGAACGGCATTATGTAGATCATTGGATTGGGAAATATTCGCCTTAAGGACATTTTTTGCAACTGGAATTGCAGGCATGTTTACCTGCTCTGTCGTCCATATTCAACAAAAAGTTCCTCACCATCGCAGAACCGAAGTCATAGGTAGCTTAGGTAGCAGTGGCTTTGTCGGAATCATTCTCGGTACCCAGATCAGTGACTGGATGATGCGTTGGTTCGCTCCCGGAAATGCTCAATTTTATGCTGTGTTCGGCACCCCTGCCGTTCTGGGACTATTATACTTTATCATTGTGCTTACCATTACCCGTAACGATATTCACCGCAGACCTAGATTCACACCCGCGGCTCATCAGTTGCTGTTCCGCTATTGGCCCGGTCAAGTTGTAGTGATTGCCATCATGATGGGGCTTAGCTTCACAGTAGTAAGTGTCTTTTTAACCCGGTTCGTCACACAACGCGGATTAGGGGGAATTGGAACCTTCTTTGCCGGTTATGCAATCTCTGCCTTTGTGATTCGTATTTTAACCAGACGCTGGGGAGAGACTGTCGGACGAAATAAAATGATCATTATGGGGCTGATGGGACATGCGATCGGTCACATCATTCTTCCATCAATCACACGGGAATGGCAATTGATTGGCCCCTCCATTTTGTGCGGTTTTGGGCATGCGCTCCTGTTTCCAGCCGTTGTTTCACTGGGAACAGAATCGTTCCCCAAACACTATCGTGGAACGGGCACTACCATTGTGCTCGGTTTCTTCGATATTGGCGCCATTGTCTTTGCACCCATTCTGGGAAGCATTATTGACAATTGGGGTATCGTTCCGATGTTCTATACGTCGGCATCCATCATGACACTCACAGCGACGGTTTACTCAGTCACGGCCAATCACAGTGTCAGCAAAGATGCAGCAGTCCCACAGGAACTTTGTGCCACTCTGGAAGAGGCCTTGGATTAA
- a CDS encoding succinate dehydrogenase cytochrome b subunit, with protein sequence MVTKLAEQQQSSSPGSGRSATKWIMTLLSSSIGQKFVMGITGLLLCGFLVVHLAGNLLVYVGAKEYNAYAKELHSMMLLPVAETGLFLLLFVHIALAFKLTRDNQRARHISYRETQTKIQEKPSLFSRTPMGETSSWMFISGSIILGFLVIHMIDMKLQANPTVDYTDAKPYDIIIQVLGSSLSAPFYIVGTIVLGFHLSHGFWSAFQSLGLNHPKYMPWIKKLAIIFAFVIAAGFVSLPIWGYFIR encoded by the coding sequence ATGGTGACGAAACTGGCAGAACAACAGCAGTCCTCTTCTCCGGGAAGCGGAAGATCGGCCACTAAGTGGATCATGACTCTTCTTTCCTCCTCCATTGGCCAAAAGTTCGTGATGGGCATCACCGGACTTTTGCTGTGTGGCTTTCTGGTCGTGCATTTAGCGGGAAATTTACTGGTCTATGTTGGTGCAAAGGAATACAACGCATACGCAAAAGAATTACACAGTATGATGCTGTTACCTGTGGCAGAAACAGGCTTATTTCTGTTGTTGTTCGTTCACATTGCATTGGCTTTTAAGTTAACCCGCGACAATCAACGGGCGCGGCACATCAGTTATCGGGAGACTCAAACGAAGATTCAGGAAAAGCCTTCCCTCTTTAGCAGGACTCCGATGGGGGAAACCAGTTCCTGGATGTTTATTTCCGGTTCAATCATTCTCGGATTTTTAGTCATCCATATGATCGATATGAAATTGCAAGCGAATCCCACTGTCGATTATACGGATGCAAAACCTTATGACATTATTATTCAAGTACTCGGTAGTAGTCTGAGCGCTCCGTTTTATATTGTGGGAACCATCGTGCTTGGTTTTCATCTCTCACATGGATTCTGGAGTGCCTTTCAGTCACTGGGGCTGAATCATCCCAAATACATGCCCTGGATTAAAAAGCTGGCGATCATATTCGCGTTTGTCATTGCCGCTGGTTTTGTGAGTCTACCGATCTGGGGATATTTCATTCGTTAA
- a CDS encoding Ig-like domain-containing protein produces the protein MSFLTNRLFLYSILSLLGTFSFVCISGVLALEHKPKILLKEQAINLGNGKPGQEMKGSFDIINSGFAPLEYSIRASCGCTSLSPHMGVIDSSETKKINLSIKLPEYSNSEKGVRITITSNDPNSPEVSCFAIAKCPTPFNVTPDRINKTFYDIESVKNEELSVELEPVGHSDYFDIGSLQIESNNDLFMISNPVKVGELLCFKINFDGKLTKGEHYGSLNISFNGDDRAVKLPISIKLIKPYLIVPSKVEVQRNEDGTFKDVVLTLISRKQQNEMKNNVRLINPPDNVVIKKETVLGKNRRQIQLGFSPKRLTAQNLKLCFSYGKDDSQISCQLNFPE, from the coding sequence TTGAGCTTTTTAACAAATCGATTATTTCTTTATTCTATTCTTTCATTACTTGGGACTTTTAGTTTTGTCTGCATCAGCGGCGTGCTTGCGCTTGAACACAAACCGAAAATTTTGCTTAAGGAGCAAGCAATTAATTTAGGAAATGGTAAGCCTGGCCAGGAAATGAAAGGGAGTTTTGATATTATAAACTCTGGCTTCGCTCCTTTAGAGTACAGTATCCGCGCATCTTGTGGTTGTACTTCTCTTAGCCCTCATATGGGAGTGATTGATTCCAGTGAAACAAAAAAAATAAATTTGTCAATCAAGCTACCAGAGTACTCTAATTCAGAAAAAGGGGTACGCATCACAATCACCAGCAATGATCCGAACTCACCAGAGGTTAGTTGCTTTGCCATTGCAAAATGTCCGACTCCATTCAACGTAACTCCAGATCGAATCAATAAAACATTTTATGACATTGAAAGTGTAAAAAACGAAGAGCTTAGTGTGGAGTTGGAACCAGTTGGACACTCAGACTATTTTGACATAGGGTCTTTACAGATTGAATCGAATAATGATCTTTTTATGATTAGTAATCCTGTCAAAGTAGGTGAATTACTTTGTTTTAAGATTAACTTTGACGGAAAGCTCACTAAGGGCGAGCACTATGGTTCTCTCAATATTAGCTTCAATGGGGATGATCGAGCCGTAAAACTGCCAATTAGCATCAAACTGATTAAGCCTTACCTGATTGTTCCCTCAAAAGTTGAGGTACAACGAAACGAAGATGGAACTTTTAAAGATGTTGTTCTTACTCTAATAAGTAGAAAACAACAGAATGAAATGAAGAATAATGTCAGGCTCATAAATCCTCCAGACAATGTAGTCATAAAAAAAGAAACTGTACTTGGAAAAAACAGACGGCAAATTCAATTGGGATTTTCCCCAAAAAGATTAACAGCGCAAAATTTAAAACTCTGTTTTTCATATGGTAAAGATGATTCTCAAATCTCTTGTCAATTAAACTTTCCCGAATGA
- a CDS encoding fumarate reductase/succinate dehydrogenase flavoprotein subunit, translating to MAEAATTVLNSRVPEGPMAEKWDRCKQEMKLVNPANKRKHKIIVVGTGLAGASAAASLAELGYQVQSFCFQDSPRRAHSIAAQGGINAAKNYPNDGDSVWRLFYDTVKGGDFRSREANVHRLAQVSNNIIDQCTAQGVPFARDYGGLLTNRSFGGAQVSRTFYARGQTGQQLLLGAYSALMRQVGTGRVKLFPRREMLDLVVVDGVARGIIVRNLITGEFEKYSADCVLLCTGGYGNAFYLSTNAKGSNVTAAWRCHKRGAYFANPCYTQIHPTCIPVSGDYQSKLTLMSESLRNDGRVWVPQAQDDKRRGIEIPENERDYYLERRYPAFGNLVPRDVASRAAKERCDSGFGVGTTGQAVYLDFRDAIARDGRHVIEAKYGNLFHMYEKITGEDPYQVPMRIYPAVHYTMGGLWVDYHLQSTIPGLFVLGEANFSDHGANRLGASALMQGLADGYFVAPYTTGHFLGSQSLPDVSTEDEAFSEAMANAQDRNAKILGVQGTRSSDSIHRELGHILWDYCGMSREKQGLESAMGKIRDLRDEFWSSIKVLGQGEQLNQNLEHAGRLADFLEFGELMVRDALVREESCGGHFREEHQTKENEALRDDDNFCHVSAWEFTGVGNDPVEHREHLEFVEVPLATRSYK from the coding sequence ATGGCCGAGGCGGCTACTACGGTTCTGAATTCTCGTGTTCCTGAAGGGCCTATGGCTGAGAAATGGGACCGTTGTAAACAGGAAATGAAGCTGGTGAATCCAGCCAATAAACGGAAGCACAAAATTATCGTTGTGGGAACCGGTTTGGCAGGGGCTTCGGCCGCTGCTTCCCTGGCTGAACTGGGATATCAGGTTCAGTCATTCTGTTTCCAGGATTCTCCGCGGCGTGCGCACAGTATTGCCGCCCAAGGGGGAATCAACGCCGCTAAAAACTATCCGAATGATGGCGACAGTGTCTGGCGTTTGTTTTACGACACTGTCAAAGGGGGAGACTTCCGCAGCCGTGAGGCGAATGTACATCGTCTGGCTCAGGTGAGCAATAACATTATCGATCAATGTACCGCTCAGGGGGTTCCGTTTGCACGTGATTATGGTGGATTACTGACGAACCGTTCATTCGGTGGGGCTCAGGTATCACGTACTTTTTATGCCCGTGGTCAGACCGGACAGCAATTGTTACTGGGAGCCTATAGCGCATTAATGCGACAAGTGGGGACAGGACGTGTCAAACTATTTCCGCGACGGGAAATGCTGGATCTGGTCGTTGTAGATGGTGTCGCACGTGGGATCATCGTTCGGAACCTGATCACCGGGGAATTCGAGAAATATTCTGCGGATTGTGTTTTGCTTTGCACGGGAGGCTATGGAAATGCCTTTTATCTTTCCACGAATGCCAAAGGTTCCAATGTGACGGCAGCCTGGCGTTGTCATAAACGGGGCGCTTATTTTGCCAACCCCTGTTACACGCAGATCCATCCGACTTGTATTCCCGTCAGTGGTGATTATCAGTCCAAACTGACCCTGATGAGTGAAAGCCTCCGAAATGATGGCCGTGTCTGGGTTCCTCAGGCACAGGATGATAAGCGTCGCGGAATTGAAATTCCCGAAAACGAGCGCGACTACTACCTGGAGCGTCGTTATCCTGCGTTCGGAAACTTAGTACCACGAGATGTTGCTTCTCGAGCTGCGAAAGAACGTTGCGACTCTGGTTTTGGAGTAGGGACAACAGGGCAGGCCGTCTATCTTGATTTTCGTGACGCGATCGCCCGTGATGGCAGACATGTAATCGAAGCAAAGTATGGCAACCTGTTCCATATGTATGAAAAGATTACCGGCGAAGATCCTTATCAGGTGCCGATGAGAATTTATCCTGCCGTCCATTACACAATGGGAGGCTTATGGGTTGATTATCACCTGCAAAGTACCATTCCTGGGTTGTTCGTACTGGGAGAGGCCAATTTCTCGGACCATGGCGCGAATCGCTTAGGCGCATCGGCACTGATGCAAGGATTGGCGGATGGGTATTTTGTCGCTCCTTATACTACCGGTCACTTTCTTGGCTCTCAGAGTTTGCCTGATGTTTCCACTGAAGACGAAGCATTTTCAGAAGCGATGGCGAATGCCCAGGATCGCAATGCCAAAATTTTGGGTGTGCAGGGGACGCGTTCTTCAGACAGCATCCACAGGGAATTGGGACACATTCTCTGGGACTATTGTGGCATGTCGCGTGAGAAACAGGGACTGGAATCTGCAATGGGTAAAATTCGTGATCTGAGAGATGAGTTCTGGTCCAGTATCAAAGTATTGGGGCAGGGCGAACAGCTTAACCAGAACCTGGAACACGCAGGTCGACTGGCTGACTTCCTCGAATTTGGCGAGCTGATGGTTCGTGATGCACTCGTTCGGGAAGAATCGTGTGGCGGGCATTTCCGCGAGGAACATCAGACCAAAGAAAACGAAGCGTTACGGGATGATGACAATTTTTGTCATGTGTCTGCCTGGGAGTTCACTGGAGTTGGAAACGACCCTGTCGAACATCGCGAGCATTTGGAATTTGTCGAAGTACCTCTGGCTACGAGGAGTTATAAATAA
- a CDS encoding fatty acid desaturase family protein encodes MSVTQFTEQELKDLEEKSTIPRFLFLPLGAVGLWCIAAYWPNNAIGWQVFWTLFTSYCLFCWTSCFHECSHHTLSGSKNASIWLGRFLGTAMFVPYSIYRESHIRHHAYLNKPSDWELWPYSDPNTSLRFRRVFIWFDLFLGLFMAPYIYGRIFWHKDSPIKDPKLRRAIRYEYSFIVLFWGSIIGACAYYGTLWDLARVWFLPHYLAGIYQNTRKFTEHLGMSSYDPMLGTRTVVGSNIITKLCTYFNFDIFVHGPHHRHPRIAHNLLLQKMDDYQEQNPDVKYPVFTTYWGAILDMAPSFISNPGVGMNAGAPPPAKEKKQIDNFVQDVAQEVLADTDHVSKK; translated from the coding sequence GTGTCCGTCACACAATTCACTGAGCAGGAATTAAAGGATCTTGAAGAAAAATCCACTATCCCACGATTTTTATTCTTACCGTTGGGAGCTGTTGGACTTTGGTGCATAGCAGCTTACTGGCCCAATAATGCGATCGGCTGGCAAGTATTCTGGACACTCTTTACTTCTTATTGTCTCTTCTGCTGGACCAGTTGCTTTCATGAATGCTCGCACCACACACTTTCTGGATCTAAAAATGCAAGTATCTGGTTAGGTCGTTTTCTGGGAACAGCGATGTTTGTGCCTTATTCGATCTACAGAGAAAGTCATATTCGCCATCACGCCTACTTAAATAAACCGAGTGACTGGGAACTATGGCCGTACTCAGACCCCAATACGTCACTCCGCTTTCGAAGAGTCTTTATCTGGTTCGATCTCTTCCTTGGCCTTTTCATGGCACCCTACATTTATGGACGTATTTTCTGGCATAAAGACTCACCGATCAAAGATCCGAAATTACGAAGGGCCATCCGCTATGAGTATTCGTTTATAGTACTGTTCTGGGGATCGATTATTGGGGCCTGTGCCTATTATGGCACGCTTTGGGACTTAGCACGTGTCTGGTTCCTGCCCCACTATCTGGCGGGAATTTATCAAAATACACGTAAGTTTACCGAGCATTTGGGAATGAGCAGCTACGACCCTATGTTGGGAACACGAACTGTCGTTGGCTCGAATATCATTACCAAGTTATGTACGTATTTTAATTTTGACATTTTTGTACATGGTCCCCACCATCGTCATCCCAGAATTGCTCACAACTTACTTCTGCAAAAAATGGATGACTATCAGGAACAAAACCCGGACGTCAAATATCCCGTCTTCACGACCTACTGGGGCGCGATTCTCGACATGGCTCCCTCGTTTATTTCCAACCCGGGAGTTGGCATGAATGCGGGCGCCCCGCCACCGGCCAAAGAGAAAAAACAGATCGACAACTTCGTGCAGGACGTGGCACAGGAAGTCCTGGCAGATACTGACCATGTCAGTAAAAAGTGA
- the gcvT gene encoding glycine cleavage system aminomethyltransferase GcvT — MSDSLLFTACHAWHVEHGGRMVDFAGWDMPLLYSNITEEHHAVRKTAGLFDIAHMGRLFFTGPDACRFLDTLLTNNVESLKPGQIRYSLVTNESGGILDDVLVYRFSNFYMLVVNASNRLKIVDWIEQQRLGFDVQVEDQTTEKFMLALQGPESLNVLNPITDANLSEIKYYFGIETKVLGVDALVSRTGYTGEDGFEVVLDQTHAVTLWERLIADGQAVGLVPTGLGCRDTLRLEAAMPLYGHELNEQIDPFTAGLNFAVKLKGADFIGKEALIAAKARDDKEIRVGIILDGKRAAREGSPLFQGDQQVGTVTSGSFSPTLEAPIGMAYVKPSFAEAGQTLEADIRGKRYPVKVAALPFYQRDT; from the coding sequence TTGTCTGATTCATTGTTATTCACTGCCTGTCATGCATGGCATGTTGAGCATGGTGGCCGCATGGTTGATTTTGCAGGTTGGGACATGCCTTTATTGTATTCCAACATTACCGAAGAACATCATGCCGTACGAAAAACAGCAGGTCTCTTTGATATTGCCCATATGGGACGGCTTTTTTTTACAGGCCCGGATGCCTGTCGTTTTCTGGATACATTACTGACGAACAATGTAGAATCTCTTAAACCAGGTCAGATTCGCTATTCACTGGTGACAAATGAATCAGGCGGAATTCTGGATGATGTGCTTGTTTACCGGTTTTCCAATTTTTATATGCTGGTAGTTAACGCTTCAAATCGATTGAAGATCGTGGATTGGATTGAACAACAGCGCTTGGGGTTTGATGTTCAAGTTGAAGACCAAACCACTGAAAAGTTCATGCTGGCCTTACAGGGGCCGGAATCACTGAATGTGCTTAATCCGATCACAGACGCGAATCTAAGCGAGATCAAATATTATTTCGGAATCGAAACCAAAGTTTTGGGTGTGGATGCCCTGGTGAGCCGAACCGGTTACACGGGCGAAGACGGTTTCGAAGTCGTGCTTGATCAAACGCATGCTGTTACACTCTGGGAGCGGTTGATTGCTGATGGGCAGGCGGTTGGTTTGGTTCCCACGGGATTAGGGTGTCGGGACACACTGCGACTGGAAGCGGCAATGCCTTTATATGGCCATGAGTTGAACGAGCAAATTGATCCGTTTACCGCTGGTCTGAACTTTGCTGTGAAGCTGAAGGGCGCTGATTTCATTGGCAAAGAAGCTTTAATTGCAGCAAAAGCACGCGACGACAAAGAGATCCGTGTGGGTATTATATTGGACGGAAAACGTGCTGCCCGGGAAGGCTCTCCCTTGTTTCAGGGGGATCAACAAGTGGGAACAGTCACATCGGGGTCTTTTTCTCCCACGCTCGAAGCCCCCATTGGAATGGCTTATGTGAAGCCGTCATTTGCAGAAGCAGGTCAGACGCTGGAAGCTGATATTCGTGGGAAACGATATCCTGTGAAAGTAGCTGCGTTACCATTCTATCAACGCGACACCTAA